In the genome of Candidatus Bathyarchaeia archaeon, the window AAGCTCCCGCTTGTTTCTGAGGCCATACTCCCCAAGGAGATGGAGCTCCGCTTCAAGCTGCTCCTTCCGCCAAGGATGACGAGGAGTCTCGTATGTCTTTCGCGGCTTTCTAGGGTCCCCCAAGCACTATTCCTTCTTCTCTTCCTTTTTCCCCGAAGCCGCAGCACGTGCTGCTTCCATGAGTACCTTCTTCTTGACTCCCACAGCTTTTCCTGAACGGCCAGTGGTTCTTGTTCGCTGGCCTCTCACTTTGAGACCCAAAGAGTGTCTGATTCCTTTCCAGCTCTTGATATCCTTCATCAGATCGATGTCCGCCTTGTTCCTGAGCGCGAGATCCGGCCCGACAAGGTGCATGTCTCGTCCACTTTCGATATCCTTTCTGCGGTTGAACAATCGTGAGGGTATTCCGTGCTTTGCAGGATCCTTGATGATGTCCTCTAGCTTTGCAATTTCCGACTCGGAGAGACTTCCTATC includes:
- a CDS encoding 30S ribosomal protein S13, which produces MSREFRLILRVLGADVDGTKKVPFGLSRIRGVGPNFAQAVVKVARISPEARIGSLSESEIAKLEDIIKDPAKHGIPSRLFNRRKDIESGRDMHLVGPDLALRNKADIDLMKDIKSWKGIRHSLGLKVRGQRTRTTGRSGKAVGVKKKVLMEAARAAASGKKEEKKE